From the Psychrobacillus sp. FSL K6-4046 genome, one window contains:
- the sdaAB gene encoding L-serine ammonia-lyase, iron-sulfur-dependent subunit beta: MKFKSVFDIIGPVMIGPSSSHTAGAARIGRVARDLFGKQPTWAKIHLYGSFAETYKGHGTDVAIIGGLLDYDTFDERIKTSFSEAEKVGLSYEFIPETGHTEHPNTARIVLGDDEREMSVVGISIGGGKTEITELNGFPLRLSGNLAAILVVHNDRSGCIASVANCLAKHNINIGHMEVSRKEKGNMALMVIEVDQNVSKDILDEITTLPNITKVTRIVD; the protein is encoded by the coding sequence ATGAAATTTAAGTCTGTTTTTGACATTATTGGACCCGTTATGATTGGACCGTCCTCTTCCCATACTGCTGGAGCAGCTCGAATAGGAAGGGTAGCAAGAGATTTATTTGGAAAGCAACCTACTTGGGCAAAAATCCATCTTTATGGCTCTTTTGCCGAAACATATAAAGGCCATGGTACAGATGTGGCGATCATCGGTGGCTTATTGGACTATGATACCTTTGATGAGCGTATTAAAACGTCGTTTAGTGAAGCAGAAAAGGTCGGTCTATCCTATGAGTTTATACCTGAGACAGGACATACTGAGCATCCAAATACAGCTAGAATTGTATTAGGAGACGACGAACGTGAAATGTCGGTGGTTGGTATTTCTATTGGTGGCGGGAAAACAGAAATAACAGAGCTAAATGGTTTTCCGTTAAGATTGTCAGGCAACTTGGCTGCGATATTAGTTGTTCACAATGACCGTTCGGGATGTATTGCAAGCGTTGCCAATTGTTTAGCTAAGCACAATATTAATATCGGTCATATGGAGGTTTCTCGAAAAGAGAAAGGAAATATGGCATTGATGGTAATTGAAGTGGATCAAAATGTGAGTAAAGATATTTTAGATGAAATTACAACTCTACCTAACATAACGAAGGTTACGAGAATTGTAGATTAA
- a CDS encoding DAK2 domain-containing protein, protein MKSINGNQFADMVKMGAHHLFQNADYVDALNVFPVPDGDTGTNMNLSMTSGAKETAAHTSEHIGKTAQALSKGLLMGARGNSGVILSQLFRGFGKSIEQHATLDAKQFAQALQYGVETAYKAVMKPVEGTILTVAKDSAKKAVEASETITDISELMAVVVEESKLSLNRTPDLLPVLKEVGVVDSGGQGLVFVYEGFLASLKGEALPERTISSSMDDLVSAEHHKSVQGYMDTADIEFGFCTEFMVRFEEGKKAFIENDFRNDLSEYGDSLLVISDDEIAKIHIHSETPGEVLTYGQQYGDLIKIKIENMRQQHTDIVGEGHSSNTAKKAEVHPYAVVTVAMGTGVAELLKSLGASAVIEGGQTMNPSTEDIVKAIESVGAERVLILPNNKNIVMAAEQAAEVLGIEAAVVPTKTIPQGMAAILAFNAQATVQENQKNMTDAFAHVKTGQVTFAVRDTSIDGVEIKKDDFMSLAEGKIILSQPSRVEAATKLATELIDEDSEIVTVIYGEDVTEEEAGKFASFIEETFEDVEVELYNGKQPLYPYILSVE, encoded by the coding sequence ATGAAATCAATCAATGGTAATCAATTTGCGGATATGGTCAAGATGGGAGCACATCATCTTTTCCAAAACGCTGACTATGTCGACGCATTAAACGTATTCCCTGTACCCGATGGTGATACAGGCACAAACATGAATCTTTCAATGACTTCAGGGGCTAAAGAGACAGCTGCTCATACTAGTGAGCATATTGGCAAAACAGCTCAAGCATTGTCCAAAGGTTTGCTAATGGGTGCTCGAGGAAACTCTGGAGTTATTTTATCGCAACTTTTTAGAGGCTTTGGAAAGTCGATTGAGCAGCATGCAACCTTAGATGCAAAACAATTTGCCCAAGCTTTACAGTATGGAGTAGAAACGGCTTACAAAGCTGTTATGAAACCAGTTGAGGGCACTATTTTAACTGTAGCAAAAGATTCAGCTAAAAAAGCAGTGGAAGCTAGTGAAACGATTACAGATATATCAGAACTAATGGCAGTTGTTGTAGAAGAGTCTAAACTATCACTAAACAGAACTCCAGATCTATTACCTGTTTTGAAAGAAGTAGGCGTAGTTGATAGTGGCGGACAAGGCTTAGTATTTGTTTATGAAGGTTTCCTTGCAAGCTTAAAGGGAGAAGCTCTTCCTGAGAGAACAATTAGTTCCTCTATGGACGATTTGGTTAGTGCTGAGCATCATAAAAGTGTTCAAGGATATATGGATACTGCTGACATTGAATTTGGTTTCTGTACAGAGTTCATGGTCCGTTTTGAAGAGGGCAAGAAAGCCTTTATCGAAAATGACTTCCGTAATGATTTAAGCGAGTATGGTGACTCACTTTTAGTTATCTCCGATGATGAGATTGCTAAAATTCATATCCATTCTGAAACACCAGGTGAAGTCTTAACTTATGGTCAACAATATGGGGACCTAATTAAAATTAAAATTGAAAATATGCGTCAACAGCATACAGATATCGTAGGTGAAGGCCATTCTTCTAATACTGCTAAGAAAGCAGAAGTTCATCCTTATGCAGTAGTAACAGTTGCAATGGGAACAGGTGTCGCTGAATTATTGAAGAGTCTTGGAGCTTCAGCAGTGATAGAAGGTGGTCAGACAATGAATCCTTCTACTGAAGACATTGTAAAGGCGATTGAGTCTGTAGGAGCTGAGCGTGTACTAATCCTTCCTAATAACAAAAACATCGTAATGGCTGCTGAACAAGCTGCAGAGGTTCTGGGGATTGAGGCTGCGGTAGTGCCTACAAAAACAATTCCTCAAGGAATGGCAGCGATTTTAGCGTTTAACGCTCAAGCGACTGTTCAAGAAAACCAAAAGAATATGACCGATGCTTTTGCACACGTTAAAACTGGTCAAGTTACTTTTGCTGTACGTGATACGTCAATTGACGGTGTAGAGATTAAAAAAGATGATTTTATGTCTTTAGCTGAAGGGAAAATTATACTTTCACAGCCATCTAGAGTGGAAGCTGCAACAAAGCTAGCAACAGAATTGATTGACGAGGATTCTGAAATTGTGACAGTTATTTACGGAGAAGATGTCACGGAAGAGGAAGCTGGGAAATTTGCTTCGTTTATTGAAGAGACCTTCGAAGATGTGGAAGTAGAGCTTTATAATGGTAAACAACCATTGTACCCATATATTTTATCAGTAGAATAA
- a CDS encoding Asp23/Gls24 family envelope stress response protein, whose amino-acid sequence MSIELTNEFGHIDISQDTIAQIAGGAAIECYGIVGMASKHQIRDGLTDILRKENFTKGVIVRQEKDDLHIDMYIVVSYGTKISEIAYQVQSKVKYTLNKSLGMSVKSVNVYVQGVRVANV is encoded by the coding sequence ATGTCAATAGAATTAACAAATGAATTTGGGCACATTGATATATCACAAGATACTATTGCTCAAATTGCAGGCGGAGCAGCGATTGAATGCTATGGAATTGTTGGTATGGCATCAAAGCATCAAATCAGAGATGGTTTAACAGATATATTAAGAAAAGAGAACTTTACAAAAGGTGTAATTGTTAGACAGGAAAAAGATGATTTACATATCGATATGTATATAGTTGTAAGTTACGGAACAAAAATTTCTGAGATCGCTTATCAAGTCCAGTCTAAAGTTAAATACACGCTAAATAAATCTCTTGGTATGTCGGTGAAATCCGTAAATGTTTACGTACAAGGAGTTCGCGTGGCAAACGTGTGA
- the rpmB gene encoding 50S ribosomal protein L28, protein MPKVCAITGRKARSGNARSHAMNATKRTWGANLQKVRILVDGKPKRVWVSARALKSGKIERV, encoded by the coding sequence ATGCCAAAAGTATGTGCAATCACTGGGCGTAAAGCTCGTTCTGGTAATGCTCGTTCTCACGCAATGAACGCTACTAAGCGTACATGGGGGGCAAACCTTCAAAAGGTCCGTATTCTTGTAGACGGTAAACCTAAACGCGTATGGGTTTCTGCTAGAGCTTTAAAATCAGGAAAAATTGAGCGCGTATAA